In Pleuronectes platessa chromosome 5, fPlePla1.1, whole genome shotgun sequence, a single genomic region encodes these proteins:
- the nectin3a gene encoding nectin-3-like protein isoform X1, with the protein MEETPARRRTFPARGGLRLLASLLTLCGLTSGVSSNHVIVPATVNAVLGKNITLGCRIEVGSNLSLTQISWERRLPSGTITLAVYNPKYGISFSDEYIQRVSFVSPSIQDATITLREVGFADTGSYICKVATFPLGNTQASTFVNVLVEPKVYVSAGPTALLDGGNESLVATCIAERGRPAAEVFWETELYGRSEKQSQDEPNSTTTVQVHYLWQPQSYAQGKMLTCVVRHPTLQTEFRIPYMLNVQFAPVVSITGPDKNWFVGQENVKFTCGAKSNPPARHFTWIRLDGLMPDGVEISNNTFAFTRPLERNDSGVYRCEVMNDIGLRSQNVNLWVQDPPPTTAAPSTTASRLHDTSGPGTAADQQRALFTSPTLASLTDSSLGTIIGGAVGGVLFLILLLILGGACYMRQRRTFRGDYYTKQYLGPSDMQKESQLDVLQPHELQEVYGDKTSKGSQELKPKLGGDIIYPDYTPERKDRDDWSDKGDVHRGLKEGNYYPDIYNTQNMHPCGPPVHSPIVNNGSPYIPEDCYDNGTDSDYVAHMDGSVISRREWYV; encoded by the exons ATGGAGGAAACACCAGCGCGTAGACGGACTTTCCCAGCCCGCGGAGGACTGCGGCTCCTGGCGTCGCTCCTCACCCTGTGCGGACTCACCT cAGGCGTGAGCAGCAACCACGTGATCGTCCCAGCGACAGTGAATGCCGTGCTGGGGAAGAACATCACACTGGGCTGCAGAATAGAGGTGGGCTCCAACCTCAGTCTCACACAGATCTCCTGGGAACGTCGTCTTCCATCAGGCACCATAACCCTGGCAGTGTACAACCCCAAGTATGGAATCTCGTTCTCTGACGAGTACATCCAGCGCGTCTCCTTTGTCTCCCCTTCGATACAAGATGCGaccatcaccctgagagaaGTTGGCTTTGCAGACACCGGGTCCTACATCTGCAAAGTGGCAACGTTTCCTCTGGGCAATACACAAGCGTCAACCTTCGTCAATGTGTTAG TGGAGCCAAAGGTGTACGTGTCCGCCGGCCCCACAGCTCTGCTGGATGGAGGCAACGAGTCGCTGGTGGCCACCTGCATCGCCGAGCGCGGCCGACCCGCCGCTGAGGTTTTCTGGGAGACGGAGCTGTACGGGCGCAGTGAGAAGCAAAGTCAGGATGAGCCCAACAGCACCACCACCGTACAGGTGCACTACTTGTGGCAGCCGCAGAGCTACGCCCAGGGGAAGATGCTCACCTGTGTGGTGCGCCACCCGACCCTACAAACAGAGTTCCGAATCCCCTACATGCTAAACGTACAGT ttgCTCCAGTGGTATCAATAACTGGACCTGACAAAAACTGGTTTGTGGGTCAAGAGAACGTGAAGTTCACCTGTGGTGCCAAATCAAACCCACCTGCCCGTCACTTCACATGGATCAG GTTGGATGGATTGATGCCGGATGGTGTTGAGATCTCAAACAATACCTTTGCTTTCACTCGTCCGCTGGAGCGCAATGACTCTGGCGTGTATCGCTGTGAAGTGATGAATGACATCGGGCTCCGCAGTCAGAATGTAAACCTCTGGGTACAAG ATCCTCCCCCCACCACTGCAGCCCCCAGCACCACTGCATCCCGGCTCCACGACACCTCTGGACCCGGCACTGCTGCGGACCAGCAGAGAGCCCTGTTCACGTCCCCGACCCTGGCGTCCTTAACCGACAGCAGCCTGGGTACCATCATAGGCGGGGCAGTGGGTGGAGTTCTGTTCCTGATCCTCCTGCTGATCCTGGGTGGGGCATGTTATATGCGCCAGCGCAGAACCTTCAGGGGCGACTACTACACCAAGCAGTACCTGGGACCCTCGGACATGCAGAAGGAgtcgcagctggatgtgctgcagCCACATGAGCTGCAGGAGGTCTACGGGGACAAGACCAGCAAGGGCAGCCAGGAGCTGAAACCCAAACTGGGTGGAGACATCATTTACCCTGACTACACCCCTGAGCGCAAGGATAGGGACGACTGGTCTGACAAGGGAGATGTCCACAGGGGCCTCAAGGAGGGAAACTACTACCCCGATATCTACAACACCCAAAACATGCACCCCTGCGGGCCTCCCGTGCACAGCCCCATAGTGAACAACGGCTCCCCCTACATACCGGAGGACTGCTATGACAATGGTACAGACAGCGACTATGTGGCCCACATGGACGGATCGGTGATCTCACGCCGGGAGTGGTACGTTTGA
- the nectin3a gene encoding nectin-3-like protein isoform X2 has protein sequence MEETPARRRTFPARGGLRLLASLLTLCGLTCVSSNHVIVPATVNAVLGKNITLGCRIEVGSNLSLTQISWERRLPSGTITLAVYNPKYGISFSDEYIQRVSFVSPSIQDATITLREVGFADTGSYICKVATFPLGNTQASTFVNVLVEPKVYVSAGPTALLDGGNESLVATCIAERGRPAAEVFWETELYGRSEKQSQDEPNSTTTVQVHYLWQPQSYAQGKMLTCVVRHPTLQTEFRIPYMLNVQFAPVVSITGPDKNWFVGQENVKFTCGAKSNPPARHFTWIRLDGLMPDGVEISNNTFAFTRPLERNDSGVYRCEVMNDIGLRSQNVNLWVQDPPPTTAAPSTTASRLHDTSGPGTAADQQRALFTSPTLASLTDSSLGTIIGGAVGGVLFLILLLILGGACYMRQRRTFRGDYYTKQYLGPSDMQKESQLDVLQPHELQEVYGDKTSKGSQELKPKLGGDIIYPDYTPERKDRDDWSDKGDVHRGLKEGNYYPDIYNTQNMHPCGPPVHSPIVNNGSPYIPEDCYDNGTDSDYVAHMDGSVISRREWYV, from the exons ATGGAGGAAACACCAGCGCGTAGACGGACTTTCCCAGCCCGCGGAGGACTGCGGCTCCTGGCGTCGCTCCTCACCCTGTGCGGACTCACCT GCGTGAGCAGCAACCACGTGATCGTCCCAGCGACAGTGAATGCCGTGCTGGGGAAGAACATCACACTGGGCTGCAGAATAGAGGTGGGCTCCAACCTCAGTCTCACACAGATCTCCTGGGAACGTCGTCTTCCATCAGGCACCATAACCCTGGCAGTGTACAACCCCAAGTATGGAATCTCGTTCTCTGACGAGTACATCCAGCGCGTCTCCTTTGTCTCCCCTTCGATACAAGATGCGaccatcaccctgagagaaGTTGGCTTTGCAGACACCGGGTCCTACATCTGCAAAGTGGCAACGTTTCCTCTGGGCAATACACAAGCGTCAACCTTCGTCAATGTGTTAG TGGAGCCAAAGGTGTACGTGTCCGCCGGCCCCACAGCTCTGCTGGATGGAGGCAACGAGTCGCTGGTGGCCACCTGCATCGCCGAGCGCGGCCGACCCGCCGCTGAGGTTTTCTGGGAGACGGAGCTGTACGGGCGCAGTGAGAAGCAAAGTCAGGATGAGCCCAACAGCACCACCACCGTACAGGTGCACTACTTGTGGCAGCCGCAGAGCTACGCCCAGGGGAAGATGCTCACCTGTGTGGTGCGCCACCCGACCCTACAAACAGAGTTCCGAATCCCCTACATGCTAAACGTACAGT ttgCTCCAGTGGTATCAATAACTGGACCTGACAAAAACTGGTTTGTGGGTCAAGAGAACGTGAAGTTCACCTGTGGTGCCAAATCAAACCCACCTGCCCGTCACTTCACATGGATCAG GTTGGATGGATTGATGCCGGATGGTGTTGAGATCTCAAACAATACCTTTGCTTTCACTCGTCCGCTGGAGCGCAATGACTCTGGCGTGTATCGCTGTGAAGTGATGAATGACATCGGGCTCCGCAGTCAGAATGTAAACCTCTGGGTACAAG ATCCTCCCCCCACCACTGCAGCCCCCAGCACCACTGCATCCCGGCTCCACGACACCTCTGGACCCGGCACTGCTGCGGACCAGCAGAGAGCCCTGTTCACGTCCCCGACCCTGGCGTCCTTAACCGACAGCAGCCTGGGTACCATCATAGGCGGGGCAGTGGGTGGAGTTCTGTTCCTGATCCTCCTGCTGATCCTGGGTGGGGCATGTTATATGCGCCAGCGCAGAACCTTCAGGGGCGACTACTACACCAAGCAGTACCTGGGACCCTCGGACATGCAGAAGGAgtcgcagctggatgtgctgcagCCACATGAGCTGCAGGAGGTCTACGGGGACAAGACCAGCAAGGGCAGCCAGGAGCTGAAACCCAAACTGGGTGGAGACATCATTTACCCTGACTACACCCCTGAGCGCAAGGATAGGGACGACTGGTCTGACAAGGGAGATGTCCACAGGGGCCTCAAGGAGGGAAACTACTACCCCGATATCTACAACACCCAAAACATGCACCCCTGCGGGCCTCCCGTGCACAGCCCCATAGTGAACAACGGCTCCCCCTACATACCGGAGGACTGCTATGACAATGGTACAGACAGCGACTATGTGGCCCACATGGACGGATCGGTGATCTCACGCCGGGAGTGGTACGTTTGA
- the LOC128440000 gene encoding diablo IAP-binding mitochondrial protein — translation MAAVRRGAAYFLRSSARVLFNCKNTTVHKPRKWTNVLYTSLASLAVGGGLCAVPFKQVEQLSHDSLIRRAASLVTDSSTTFLSQATLALIDAIDEYSKAVHILNALQRKYLTSLGKLTKDEEDSIWQVIIGQRAEVNDRQDECKRFESTWVSAVKMCEMAAEAAYTSGADHASITMNSNLEVALSQVEKAQKLSADADKKLAETKVMEIQRMAQQPASVQNNDEEEMPEAYLRED, via the exons GAGTTCTGCTCGGGTCCTGTTCAACTGTAAAAATACCACAGTGCATAAACCAAGGAAATGGACAAATGTTCTTTACACAAGTTTGGCGTCTTTGGCCGTCGGCGGTGGGCTGTGTGCTGTACCTTTCAAACAG gttgAACAGCTCTCTCATGACTCTCTGATCAGACGAGCAGCATCTCTGGTTACAGACAGTTCAACCACTTTTCTCTCACAGGCCACCTTAGCTCTCATAGACGCCATCGATGAGTATTCAAAA GCTGTGCACATACTCAATGCTCTGCAAAGAAAATACCTGACATCACTGGGAAAACTGACTAAAGACGAGGAGGATTCAATCTGGCAGGTgatcattggccagcgggcagAG GTTAATGACAGACAGGATGAATGCAAGCGTTTCGAGTCAACTTGGGTCAGCGCGGTCAAGATGTGTGAGATGGCCGCGGAGGCAGCATACACATCAG GAGCCGACCATGCGTCCATCACGATGAATTCAAACCTTGAGGTGGCCCTGTCGCAGGTGGAGAAGGCACAGAAGCTGTCCGCGGATGCAGATAAGAAGTTGGCCGAGACCAAAGTAATGGAGATTCAAAGGATGGCACAGCAGCCTGCCTCCGTACAGAataatgatgaggaggagatgcCTGAAGCTTATCTGAGAGAAGactaa